A window of Nitratireductor kimnyeongensis genomic DNA:
TCATACGGGCAGCCTCGCCAGCCGCTTTCGAGGCCGACATCTCATTGGAGAGCGCCATGAGCAGTCGGTCCACATCTTCGGCACTTGTTTCTTCCTCGCTATCCTGCGGCGCCACGCAGACCACCACTTCGCCCTTGGGCGCACCGGTATCGGCGTAATGCGCGGCCAGATCCGAAAGCGCGCCACGCCGCAATTCCTCGAATGTCTTGGTCAGCTCGCGTGCCACGCAGGCCTGGCGCGCGCCGCCGAGCACGTCCGCCATGGCGGCCAGACTGTCGTCGAGGCGGCGCGGCGATTCGAAGAACACCAGTGTCGCCGGCGTCTGGCGAAATGTTTCCAGCCGCGTGCGGCGCTGCCCGTCTTTCACGGGCAGGAAGCCTGCAAACAGAAAGGCATCCGTCGGCAGGCCCGACGCCGAGAGTGCTGCCAGCACCGCAGAGGGGCCGGGAATGGGCACGACGCGCAGGCCTTTTTCAATTGCTTGATCCACAAGACGATAACCGGGATCGGAGACGAGAGGCGTTCCGGCATCCGAAATGAGCGCAACGCTTTGCCCCGCTTCCAGTGCGGAAAGAAGGCGCGGGCCGGCCTTGTCCGCATTGTGCTCGTGATAGGCGGTGAGGCTCTGGCCGATGCCATAGCGCCCAAGAAGCACGCGCGAAACGCGGGTGTCCTCGCAGGCAACGATATCCGCCCCGGCAAGAACCTCGAGCGCACGCAGCGTGATGTCGCCCAGATTGCCGATGGGCGTTGCCACCAGATAGAGCGCCGGCTCCAGCGGCCCGGCACCAATGCGCGCGTTGCCGACGACGAAACTCTTCTCCCCGCGCGGGTTATCCATAACTCTTTGATCCTTATTCGCTCATCTCTTTGACATGGAGGCATGTGGGTTGCAAAGTCGCGCGCTGAATTTGGGACGAATGCGACGCATGAAATTGATGACATCGCCCGGTCGCCGAACCGGAATCCGCTCGCTGGCGCTTGCCGGTCTACTGGCTCTTGGTGGTTGCATGGGGGGCGATGTGCCCTACGGCATGCCGCAGTCAGGCGGTCAGACCATTGCCACACAGCCGGTCTTGGACAATGCGCCGCGCGTGCCTGCCTCGGGCGAGGTGATCGGTACGGGTGAGGCGCGGGTCGCGCTGCTTTTGCCGCTAACCGGCGAAGGCAATGCCAGCCGCATCGCGGCCGAGCTGAAGAACGCCGCGCTGCTTGCGATGGACGATGTCGGTCTCAACGCGCTGGAACTGGTGGTGAAGGACACGGGCGGGACCTCCGAAGGCGCTGCGATCGCCGCCGGTCAAGCCTCCGCCGAAGGTGCGGCCGCCGTGCTGGGTCCGCTCTTTTCGGCCAATGTGCGCGCCGCCGCCCAGGCGATCGGAACATCGCAGACCCCGATGGTCGCGTTCTCTTCGGATCGCGCCGCGGCATCGCCCGGCGTCTATCTCAATTCCTTCCTTCCGCAGGGCGTGGTCCAGCGCACGCTCTCCTATGCGGCAGGGCAGGGCGTGCGCAGCGTGGTGGCGGTCCTGCCCGAGGGGGCTGCCGGCGACATTGCGGAAGCTGAAGCGCGTCGCACCATGCTGTCCATGGGTGGCGAGGTGACAGCGGTTGCCCGCTATGCCTATGACAACATGTCCGTCGATGAAGCGGTGCAGGGCGTTGCCGATGCGGTGCGTTCCGCGGATGGGGTGTTCATCCCCGATGGCGGCACGAGCCCGGCGACCATCGTCTCGACCATGACCGAATCCGGTATCGACATTTCGGGCAAGAAGCTTTTGGGGACCGGGCAATGGGCGAGCGCCAATCTGGCAGATCCTGCGCTGCAGGGCGGGTGGTTCGCCGATACGGACCAGACCCGCGTCAACACCTACAAGCAGCGTTATCAGACACGATTCGGCGCCGAGCCGTCTCTGACCTCCGCGCTTTCCTATGACTCGGTTGTCCTCGTCGCCAACATCGCCAAAGGCGGTGGCGGGATCCCGCGCCATGCCTTGGAAACCCCGGTGGGCTTCAACGGGTATACCGGCCTTTTCCGCTTTTTGTCCGACGGCACGACCGAGCGCGGATACGCCATCTATGAGGTGCGGGAAGGCAAGGCCGAGATTATTGACCCGGCCCCGTCACGGTTTGGTGGAGGCAGTTAGGCGCTATCGGGCCAGATCGGCGACAACCGCATCCAGCACAATCATGCCCTTCGGCGTTGCCCGCAGCCGGGTGTTGCCGACGGGCTCGACAAGGCCCTCTTCCTGCAACACTGCGATGCGCGTGTTGGAAAGCGCCCGGCCCGAAAGCGCTTCATAGCGTGGTAGGTCGATGCCTTCCACCAAACGCAATCCCATAAGCAGGAATTCGTCGGCTTCCTCATCGTGGGTCAGAACCTCGCCGCCGATGACACCATGGTCCTGCATCTCGACGCGTTCGAGCCATGTCTCAGGCATTTTTTCGGTGAACGTCACTTGGCGACAGCCATCCTGAATGAACCGGCCATGGGCGCCGGGGCCGACGCCGACATATTCGCCATAACGCCAATAGACGAGATTGTGCCGGCTCTCAGCCCCAGGGCGGGCGTGGTTCGAAATCTCATAGGCCGGCAGCCCCCGTGCGGCCGTCACCTCCTGCGTGATCTCGTAAAGTCGTGCGGCATGATCCTGATCCGGCATCGCAAGCTTGCCGGCCTCGTGGAGAAGCTGGAAACGTGTGCCCTCCTCGATGGTGAGCTGATAGAGCGAGAGATGATCTGCCGCGTGCCCCATGGCTTGTTCAAGCTCGCTGGCCCACGCCTCCTCGCTCTGGTGCGGGCGGGCATAGATCAGGTCGAAGGAGAGGCGTGGAAAGATCTCACGGGCAAGGCCGATGGCCTTGAGTGCCTCGTCCACATTGTGCAGACGTCCGAGAAATTTAAGATCCCGGTCATTGAGCGCCTGCACGCCGAGCGAAACACGGTTGACGCCGGCCGCGCGGTAGCCGCGAAAGCGGTCGGCTTCAACGGAGCTGGGGTTTGCCTCCAGCGTCACCTCGATACCGTCCGGAACGTCCCAGTTGGCAGCAACGGCATCCAACAGCGCGCCGACGGTTTCAGGCTCCATCAGCGAAGGCGTACCGCCACCCAAAAATATGCTGGTAACGGTGCGCGGGCCGGTGCGGGCGCGCATGGTGGCAAGTTCACGCTGAAAGGCGGCGGCAAAACGTTTCTGATCCACCGGCTGGTGGCGCACATGGCTGTTGAAGTCGCAATAGGGGCATTTGGCCGCGCAAAACGGCCAATGCAGATAGACGCCGAAACCCGGGCTGCTTTCGGGCGCGGAGATCACGCAGCGCCCAGCCTGGCACGCGCGAATTTCTGGAATGCACGTGCTCGGTGGGAGAGCGCGTGTTCATCCCCCGGTTTCCAGCCATGCTTTTCCTGTGCCGTCATCTCGCCAAATGTAACGTCGTAGCCAACCGGTTGAAACACAGGGTCATAGCCAAACCCGTCCGTGCCGCGCGGCGGCCACACCAGATGTCCTTCGGCCTCGCCGCGGTAATACTCGGTTTCTCCGTCGGGGAAGCAAAGGCAAAGCGTAGCCACGAACCGACCGGTGCGCTTGTCGGTCGTGTCGGCTCCGTTCTCGGCAAGCAGTTTTTCCGTTTTCTCCATCGCCATCATGAAGTCGCGGCTGCCATCTTCCCTTGTGGCCCAGTCGGCGGTGTAAACGCCGGGTGCACCGTCCAACGCATCCACGCAAAGGCCGGAATCGTCAGAAAGGGCGGGCAGGCCCGTGGCTTCGGCAGCGGCCAGTGCCTTGATGCGGGCGTTTTCCTCGAATGTTGTGCCGGTCTCCTCCGGCTCTGGCAGGCCTAGCTCCGCAGCCGAGCGAACCGTGTAGCCAAAGGGGGCAAGAAGGTCGGAGAATTCGCGCAATTTGCCCTTGTTGTGGCTGGCGAGCACGAAGGTGTTGTTTTCGATCGGTCTCAAGTCAGTCCCCAGATACGTGGTTCAGCGAATTCGAGCGAATTGCCGAAAGGATCGCGAAAATAGATGGAACGGCCACCGCTCGGCCATTCAAAATCCGCCTCGATGGTAATCCCGGCCGCTTCAAGATGCGCTTTCCAGTGGACAATCTCGTCGCTGGTCGCGGCAAAGCAAAGGTGGCCGGGGCCGATTGCCCCGTGCGGCGGCACTGGAAGCCGGGCATCGGGTGCTGGCGGCTCAACGGTCGCTGAGGGGTTGAACAACAAAAGTACAGTCTGTCCGCAGCGGAAGAACACATGCCGCCCTTCGACCTTTGCGATCCTCTCAAGCCCGAGCATCTCACCGTAAAAGCGCTCGGCCTCGCCAAGATCGCTTACATAGAGCGCTGCCTCGAGGATTGCCGATGGTTGCATGGTCCGCTTTGCGTTCAGTTCAGGAAATCGCCATCTTCTGCATGTCCGCAAGCTTGGTGATACCCTTGCGGGCCAGTCCCATCAAGGCCGCAAACTCCTCTTCGGAGAATGGCTCGCCTTCGGCGGTGCCCTGGATTTCGACGATGCCGCCCTTGCCGGTCATCACGAAATTGGCGTCGGTCTCTGCCGCCGAATCTTCGGCATAATCGAGGTCGAGAACCGGCGTGCCATTGTAAATGCCGCAGGAGATTGCGGCGACATGATCCTTCAGAACCTTGTCGCGGCTCACCATCTGGCGCGCTTCCATCCATGAAAGGCAATCCGAAAGTGCAATGAAGCCGCCGGTGATTGCCGCTGTACGGGTACCGCCGTCAGCCTGGATCACGTCGCAGTCGACGGTGATCTGCTTTTCGCCAAGGGCCTGCAGGTCAACGACCGAGCGCAGCGAGCGGCCAATCAGGCGCTGGATCTCAAGTGTGCGCCCGCCTTGCTTGCCGGAAGAGGCCTCACGCCGCATGCGGTCACCGGTGGAGCGCGGCAGCATGCCATATTCGGCCGTCACCCAGCCCTGGCCTGAATTGCGCAGCCATGGCGGTACGCGTTCTTCGAGGCTTGCCGTGCACAGCACATGGGTATCGCCAAAGCGCACCAGGCACGATCCCTCCGCATGCTTGGAAAAGCCACGCTCGAAACTGACGGCACGCATCTCATCGGGTTCGCGTTTGGACGGGCGCATGGGCGTTTCTCTCCACTATCTATCGGTGTTTGCGGCTTGTAGCTTTGCGCAATCATGAACGCAAAGGAATTCCGGAAAACAAGGGAAAACCAGCCCGCCAATCACGAACAAAATTGTTGTTTTCACGCTATCCACGCTTATATTCGGGCGATCAGAGGTTGCGAATGACAAAACCGATCTTGGACAGAGAATTTCAGGAACATGCACTCCAATCGCTGGATAGCCGTTCCCGCGAGATTTTTCGGGTCATCGTCGAAACCTATCTGAGAGACGGTGATCCGCTGGGCTCGCGCAATCTGTCGCGCATCCTATCGACACAGCTTTCCCCAGCCACCATTCGCAATGTGATGAGCGACCTGGAGCATCTGGGGCTCATATACGCACCACATGTCTCTGCGGGACGGATGCCCACGCAGCAAGGGCTGCGTTTTTTTGTCGATGCGTTCATGGAGATCGGCGATCTCTCCGATGATGAACGCCGGATCATCGAGACGCAGGTGAAGGCTTCGAGCAGTGGACACTCGCTGGATCATATGCTGACAGAAGCAAGCCAGCTTCTCTCCGGGCTTTCACGAGGCGCAGGCGTTGTTCTCGCGACGAAGTCGGAAGCCGCGCTCAAGCATATCGAATTTGTCCAGCTGGAACCGCGGAAGGGATTGGCCATTCTCGTTTCGCAAAACGGTGACGTGGAAAACCGCGTTATCGACTTGCCAACCGGCGTCACCATATCCCAATTGCATGAAGCCTCGAACTTCCTGAACGCGCATATTCGCGGCCGCACTCTTGCTGAAACGCGCATGGAGCTCTCGCGTCTCAAGGAGGAAACGCGCGCTGCACTTGATTCGCTTTCGCAGGAACTGGTGGAACAGGGGCTTGCCGTCTGGGCGGGGACAGAGAGCGGCCAGCCTGCCCGGCTGATTGTGCGAGGCCGCGCAAACCTGCTCGAAAACCTGACCGC
This region includes:
- the rdgB gene encoding RdgB/HAM1 family non-canonical purine NTP pyrophosphatase, translated to MRPIENNTFVLASHNKGKLREFSDLLAPFGYTVRSAAELGLPEPEETGTTFEENARIKALAAAEATGLPALSDDSGLCVDALDGAPGVYTADWATREDGSRDFMMAMEKTEKLLAENGADTTDKRTGRFVATLCLCFPDGETEYYRGEAEGHLVWPPRGTDGFGYDPVFQPVGYDVTFGEMTAQEKHGWKPGDEHALSHRARAFQKFARARLGAA
- the rsmI gene encoding 16S rRNA (cytidine(1402)-2'-O)-methyltransferase; translated protein: MDNPRGEKSFVVGNARIGAGPLEPALYLVATPIGNLGDITLRALEVLAGADIVACEDTRVSRVLLGRYGIGQSLTAYHEHNADKAGPRLLSALEAGQSVALISDAGTPLVSDPGYRLVDQAIEKGLRVVPIPGPSAVLAALSASGLPTDAFLFAGFLPVKDGQRRTRLETFRQTPATLVFFESPRRLDDSLAAMADVLGGARQACVARELTKTFEELRRGALSDLAAHYADTGAPKGEVVVCVAPQDSEEETSAEDVDRLLMALSNEMSASKAAGEAARMTGGRKSELYQRLLDLKAKSDAG
- the hemW gene encoding radical SAM family heme chaperone HemW, translating into MISAPESSPGFGVYLHWPFCAAKCPYCDFNSHVRHQPVDQKRFAAAFQRELATMRARTGPRTVTSIFLGGGTPSLMEPETVGALLDAVAANWDVPDGIEVTLEANPSSVEADRFRGYRAAGVNRVSLGVQALNDRDLKFLGRLHNVDEALKAIGLAREIFPRLSFDLIYARPHQSEEAWASELEQAMGHAADHLSLYQLTIEEGTRFQLLHEAGKLAMPDQDHAARLYEITQEVTAARGLPAYEISNHARPGAESRHNLVYWRYGEYVGVGPGAHGRFIQDGCRQVTFTEKMPETWLERVEMQDHGVIGGEVLTHDEEADEFLLMGLRLVEGIDLPRYEALSGRALSNTRIAVLQEEGLVEPVGNTRLRATPKGMIVLDAVVADLAR
- a CDS encoding penicillin-binding protein activator, whose translation is MKLMTSPGRRTGIRSLALAGLLALGGCMGGDVPYGMPQSGGQTIATQPVLDNAPRVPASGEVIGTGEARVALLLPLTGEGNASRIAAELKNAALLAMDDVGLNALELVVKDTGGTSEGAAIAAGQASAEGAAAVLGPLFSANVRAAAQAIGTSQTPMVAFSSDRAAASPGVYLNSFLPQGVVQRTLSYAAGQGVRSVVAVLPEGAAGDIAEAEARRTMLSMGGEVTAVARYAYDNMSVDEAVQGVADAVRSADGVFIPDGGTSPATIVSTMTESGIDISGKKLLGTGQWASANLADPALQGGWFADTDQTRVNTYKQRYQTRFGAEPSLTSALSYDSVVLVANIAKGGGGIPRHALETPVGFNGYTGLFRFLSDGTTERGYAIYEVREGKAEIIDPAPSRFGGGS
- the rph gene encoding ribonuclease PH, translated to MRPSKREPDEMRAVSFERGFSKHAEGSCLVRFGDTHVLCTASLEERVPPWLRNSGQGWVTAEYGMLPRSTGDRMRREASSGKQGGRTLEIQRLIGRSLRSVVDLQALGEKQITVDCDVIQADGGTRTAAITGGFIALSDCLSWMEARQMVSRDKVLKDHVAAISCGIYNGTPVLDLDYAEDSAAETDANFVMTGKGGIVEIQGTAEGEPFSEEEFAALMGLARKGITKLADMQKMAIS
- the hrcA gene encoding heat-inducible transcriptional repressor HrcA, coding for MTKPILDREFQEHALQSLDSRSREIFRVIVETYLRDGDPLGSRNLSRILSTQLSPATIRNVMSDLEHLGLIYAPHVSAGRMPTQQGLRFFVDAFMEIGDLSDDERRIIETQVKASSSGHSLDHMLTEASQLLSGLSRGAGVVLATKSEAALKHIEFVQLEPRKGLAILVSQNGDVENRVIDLPTGVTISQLHEASNFLNAHIRGRTLAETRMELSRLKEETRAALDSLSQELVEQGLAVWAGTESGQPARLIVRGRANLLENLTAEADLELLRRLFEDLETKEGLIQLLDMAEEGSGVRIFIGSENRLFSLSGSSLVVAPYRDQESRVIGALGVIGPTRLNYARIVPMVDYTAQIVGRLLR
- a CDS encoding VOC family protein, which codes for MQPSAILEAALYVSDLGEAERFYGEMLGLERIAKVEGRHVFFRCGQTVLLLFNPSATVEPPAPDARLPVPPHGAIGPGHLCFAATSDEIVHWKAHLEAAGITIEADFEWPSGGRSIYFRDPFGNSLEFAEPRIWGLT